From a single Streptomyces sp. 1331.2 genomic region:
- a CDS encoding TetR family transcriptional regulator, translated as MTPQQPTAALPDASTNPVQAKLEAPLSLRERKKLKTRQSIRREAYRLFSEQGYENTTVEQIAAAAEVSPSTFFRYFATKEDLVLSDEYDPAMVAALLERPADEPFLTSCREAMTSLVRELLQHEREELFTRMRLVTEVPALRAGLHRAGNNPQELFLAVLTRRAGVEEPTYDMRVTSAVIAAATAEALLQWAAAGGRESIADLVDHTFGLLESGFAGV; from the coding sequence ATGACTCCCCAGCAGCCGACCGCGGCCCTCCCGGACGCCTCGACCAACCCGGTCCAGGCGAAACTGGAGGCGCCGCTGTCGCTGCGCGAGCGCAAGAAGCTGAAGACCCGCCAGAGCATCCGCCGCGAGGCGTACCGGCTGTTCTCCGAGCAGGGCTACGAGAACACCACCGTGGAGCAGATCGCCGCCGCCGCCGAGGTCTCCCCCTCCACCTTCTTCCGCTACTTCGCGACCAAGGAGGACCTGGTCCTCTCCGACGAGTACGATCCGGCGATGGTCGCCGCCCTGCTGGAGCGGCCCGCCGACGAACCCTTCCTGACCTCCTGCCGGGAGGCCATGACCAGCCTGGTCCGCGAACTGCTCCAGCATGAGCGCGAGGAGCTGTTCACCCGGATGCGGCTGGTCACCGAGGTCCCCGCGCTGCGCGCCGGACTCCATCGCGCCGGCAACAACCCGCAGGAGCTGTTCCTCGCCGTGCTCACCCGGCGGGCCGGCGTCGAGGAGCCCACGTACGACATGCGGGTCACCTCCGCCGTCATCGCCGCGGCCACCGCCGAAGCCCTCCTGCAGTGGGCTGCCGCCGGGGGGCGGGAGTCCATCGCGGACCTGGTCGACCACACCTTCGGCCTGCTGGAGAGCGGCTTCGCCGGCGTCTGA
- a CDS encoding papain-like cysteine protease family protein: MQVPRIRLRRAVSVLALGVLGPALTAAVAAPAVATPTQDRAPHQVRQAAAPGSTADLAGTFKKLNITMQQQQQTNWCWAASGNTIATWFGYSYSQNQFCNAAFGRSTNSSCPNSQATLADVQNGLSWVGINPGSYVTGYLRYTTVQTEVDANRPMETRIQWSSGGGHMHVLYGYDAGNNWVYWGDPWPSNYRYNWADYWYYVNNDTFSWTHSLYRIGA; the protein is encoded by the coding sequence ATGCAAGTTCCACGGATACGGCTGCGCCGTGCGGTCTCGGTGCTCGCCCTCGGCGTGCTGGGCCCGGCGCTCACCGCCGCGGTGGCGGCGCCCGCGGTTGCCACCCCCACGCAGGACCGGGCCCCCCACCAGGTCCGCCAGGCCGCCGCTCCCGGGAGCACGGCCGATCTGGCCGGCACCTTCAAGAAGCTCAACATCACCATGCAGCAGCAACAGCAGACGAACTGGTGCTGGGCGGCGAGCGGGAACACCATCGCGACCTGGTTCGGCTACAGCTACAGCCAGAACCAGTTCTGCAACGCGGCGTTCGGCCGCTCGACCAACTCCAGCTGCCCCAACAGCCAGGCCACGCTGGCCGACGTGCAGAACGGGCTGAGCTGGGTCGGCATCAACCCGGGCTCCTACGTCACGGGTTATCTGCGCTACACCACCGTTCAGACCGAGGTGGACGCCAACCGGCCGATGGAGACCCGCATCCAGTGGAGCTCCGGCGGCGGGCACATGCACGTCCTCTACGGCTACGACGCCGGCAACAACTGGGTCTACTGGGGTGACCCGTGGCCGTCCAACTACCGCTACAACTGGGCGGATTACTGGTACTACGTGAACAACGACACGTTCTCGTGGACCCACTCCCTGTACCGGATCGGCGCGTGA
- a CDS encoding alpha/beta hydrolase translates to MADPDQKLAGNRLALASLKNAKPEDLHAAGDAYDALHKAYAQHTADWKSGTTDRVHASGWSGPAADAAIPSLDATTTQLHAADIELATVGQTLRDYADLFGLAQSKLRQALTDAAAKGLTVSDTGAVSWPAPTGPVDASWEAKQKTAAEDIATRIGAALTEAGTADQALAALLRGFAQHATGKSGLTLAVAEADQKAANGPNSPYLRDMPAAGAPPTEVNRWWNGLDPAGRQWFIDHHPEKVGNLDGIPAEVRDQVNRAYLEKRIHDLDNLGRPRTKDEEAEYKKLEPIRERLKQDSEATDGRPHTYLIGIGAEGQGRAILSFGNPDTATDISSYVPGITTTPDSLGMAKPGTTPGTNEAENALNVWREANKKVKPGGSVASIIWLGYDPPDIDVTATTPERALKGAPDYARFVTGLRAANTSGQCPHITSIGHSYGSLLVGQATKMAAHQGNYTLPDDVVIIGSPGVGVKHAADLGMPAGHVWAGAAANDPVTQLPSPKTQLAPWPFGGLIGADPHDLWYGRDPASDSFGAKRFTVDGWSKSGSWVDFGMHTKYLAPETGGPSLGNIAAIISGRPDDVHVTEGR, encoded by the coding sequence ATGGCTGATCCGGATCAGAAGTTAGCAGGGAACCGTCTCGCCCTGGCGAGCCTGAAGAACGCCAAACCGGAGGACCTGCACGCGGCGGGCGACGCCTACGACGCGCTGCACAAGGCGTACGCGCAGCACACCGCCGACTGGAAGAGCGGAACCACCGACCGGGTCCACGCCTCCGGTTGGAGCGGACCGGCCGCCGATGCCGCCATTCCCTCGCTGGACGCGACGACCACCCAACTGCACGCCGCCGACATCGAACTGGCCACCGTCGGCCAGACCCTGCGGGACTACGCCGACCTCTTCGGCCTCGCCCAGTCGAAGCTCCGGCAGGCCCTCACCGACGCAGCGGCGAAGGGCCTGACCGTCAGCGACACCGGCGCGGTGAGCTGGCCCGCGCCGACCGGCCCGGTGGACGCGAGCTGGGAGGCGAAGCAGAAGACGGCGGCCGAGGACATCGCCACGCGGATCGGCGCCGCCCTCACCGAGGCGGGGACGGCCGACCAGGCACTGGCCGCGCTGCTCAGGGGCTTCGCCCAGCACGCCACCGGAAAGTCGGGCCTGACCCTCGCGGTCGCCGAGGCCGACCAGAAGGCGGCGAACGGGCCGAACTCGCCGTACCTGAGGGACATGCCGGCGGCGGGGGCGCCGCCGACGGAGGTCAACCGCTGGTGGAACGGCCTCGACCCGGCGGGCCGGCAGTGGTTCATCGACCACCACCCGGAGAAGGTCGGGAACCTGGACGGCATCCCGGCGGAGGTGCGGGACCAGGTCAACCGGGCGTACCTGGAGAAGCGGATCCACGACCTCGACAACCTGGGGCGTCCTCGCACGAAGGATGAGGAGGCGGAGTACAAGAAGCTCGAACCCATTCGGGAACGTCTGAAGCAGGACTCCGAGGCGACGGACGGCCGTCCGCACACCTACCTGATCGGCATCGGCGCCGAAGGCCAGGGCCGCGCGATCCTGTCCTTCGGCAACCCTGACACCGCCACCGACATTTCGTCCTACGTGCCCGGAATCACCACGACCCCCGACTCGCTCGGTATGGCGAAGCCGGGAACCACGCCCGGGACCAACGAGGCGGAGAACGCGTTGAACGTCTGGCGCGAGGCCAACAAGAAGGTCAAACCCGGCGGATCGGTGGCGTCCATCATCTGGCTCGGTTACGACCCGCCGGACATCGACGTCACGGCGACGACGCCCGAGCGGGCGCTCAAGGGAGCACCCGACTACGCGAGGTTCGTCACCGGGCTCCGGGCGGCCAACACGAGCGGCCAGTGCCCGCACATCACCTCGATCGGGCACAGTTACGGCTCGCTCCTCGTCGGACAGGCCACGAAGATGGCCGCCCACCAGGGGAACTACACGCTGCCGGACGACGTGGTGATCATCGGCAGTCCCGGTGTGGGCGTGAAGCACGCCGCGGACCTGGGCATGCCCGCCGGCCATGTGTGGGCGGGCGCGGCCGCCAACGACCCGGTCACCCAGCTCCCCTCGCCGAAGACCCAGTTGGCGCCCTGGCCCTTCGGCGGACTGATCGGAGCCGACCCGCACGACCTCTGGTACGGGAGGGATCCGGCAAGCGACTCCTTCGGGGCGAAGCGCTTCACCGTCGACGGCTGGAGCAAGTCGGGGAGCTGGGTGGACTTCGGGATGCACACCAAGTACCTGGCTCCGGAGACCGGCGGCCCCTCGCTGGGCAACATCGCCGCCATCATCTCGGGCAGGCCCGACGACGTCCACGTGACGGAGGGCCGATGA
- a CDS encoding GNAT family N-acetyltransferase: MTWTFSTSLDDFRDGGPVGGAFLQTPPFDPRLSFMPEDAAAELAVELAAAGPGFTTVTGVGAAADTVRAFAAAWTAATGTEQSVRVDERLYRLGELTDPPRPPAGRHRLAGPADRDLAIRWYREFGAEAKVELPNVPRAVDERIAAGGLHLWEDEGRPVALAASTPVLAGMSRIGLVYTPTDRRGRGYGSAVTAAASAYVLTQGAEEVLLYTDLSNPTSNSIYQQIGYLPVEDCLIVDFRAR, encoded by the coding sequence ATGACCTGGACTTTCAGCACCTCCCTCGACGATTTCCGGGACGGTGGTCCGGTCGGCGGCGCCTTCCTGCAGACGCCCCCGTTCGACCCCCGGCTCTCCTTCATGCCGGAGGACGCGGCGGCCGAGCTGGCGGTCGAACTGGCCGCCGCCGGGCCCGGGTTCACCACTGTGACCGGGGTCGGCGCCGCGGCGGACACGGTCCGCGCCTTCGCCGCGGCCTGGACGGCCGCCACCGGCACCGAGCAGTCCGTGCGGGTCGACGAACGGCTGTACCGACTCGGCGAGTTGACCGACCCGCCGCGGCCGCCCGCGGGCCGTCACCGACTGGCCGGACCGGCCGACCGTGACCTGGCGATCCGCTGGTACCGGGAGTTCGGCGCCGAGGCGAAGGTCGAACTGCCGAACGTGCCAAGGGCGGTGGACGAGCGGATCGCCGCCGGCGGACTCCACCTGTGGGAGGACGAGGGCCGCCCGGTCGCCCTCGCCGCCAGCACCCCGGTGCTCGCCGGGATGTCCCGCATCGGCCTGGTCTACACGCCCACCGACCGCCGGGGTCGCGGCTACGGCAGCGCCGTCACGGCCGCCGCCTCCGCCTACGTCCTCACCCAGGGAGCAGAGGAGGTGCTGCTGTACACCGACCTCTCCAACCCGACCAGCAACTCGATCTACCAGCAGATCGGGTACCTGCCGGTGGAGGACTGCCTGATCGTGGACTTCCGGGCGCGGTAG
- a CDS encoding DEAD/DEAH box helicase has translation MNRSSRSPYQNAHRRSSGMNDRQGSTGRDEFTMPASTSPALPAVTSFEGLDLPDALLSVLVRQGVTVPFPIQAATLPNSLAGRDVLGRGQTGSGKTLAFGLAVLARTAGRKAEPRRPLALVLVPTRELAQQVTEALTPFARALRLRMASVVGGMSIGGQARMLNRGAEVVVATPGRLKDLIQRGDCELHQVGVTVLDEADQMADMGFLPQVTELLEQVAEDGQTMLFSATLDRNVDRLVRRFLDDPVTHSVDPSTAAVSTMEHHVLGVQSFDKDATIAHIASREGGVIMFIDTKHGADRLVEYLLTNGVKAAALHGGKSQPQRTRTLEQFRSGEVTALIATNVAARGIHVDGLDLVVNLDPPSDHKDYLHRGGRTARAGESGTVVTLVLPAQRREMARLMAKAAITPVTTKVSAGGEELARITGARTPTGIPTVIADPVVERPRRNPSAGRSRYGRPARTAGTRAAAGRDDRSSADRRRTPGRPTLAG, from the coding sequence CAGAACGCCCACCGCCGCTCCTCTGGCATGAACGACCGTCAAGGGTCCACCGGTCGGGATGAGTTCACGATGCCGGCGAGCACCTCCCCGGCGCTGCCGGCCGTCACGTCCTTCGAGGGGTTGGACCTGCCCGACGCGCTGCTGTCGGTCCTGGTCCGCCAGGGCGTCACCGTGCCCTTCCCGATCCAGGCGGCGACGCTGCCGAACTCGCTCGCAGGCCGCGACGTGCTGGGGCGCGGGCAGACCGGTTCGGGCAAGACCCTCGCGTTCGGGCTCGCGGTGCTGGCCCGCACCGCCGGGCGCAAGGCCGAGCCGCGCCGCCCGCTGGCGTTGGTGCTGGTGCCGACCCGTGAGTTGGCGCAGCAGGTCACCGAGGCGCTCACTCCCTTTGCCCGTGCTCTCCGGCTGCGGATGGCGAGTGTGGTGGGCGGGATGTCGATCGGCGGGCAGGCACGGATGCTGAACCGCGGGGCGGAGGTCGTTGTGGCCACCCCGGGGCGGTTGAAGGACCTGATCCAGCGAGGCGACTGCGAACTGCACCAGGTCGGAGTCACGGTGCTGGACGAGGCCGACCAGATGGCCGACATGGGCTTCCTTCCCCAGGTCACCGAGCTTCTTGAGCAGGTCGCCGAAGACGGTCAGACGATGCTGTTCTCCGCGACCCTGGACCGCAACGTGGACCGGCTGGTGCGGCGGTTCCTCGATGACCCGGTCACGCACTCGGTGGACCCGTCGACCGCGGCTGTCAGCACGATGGAGCACCACGTGCTGGGGGTGCAGTCCTTCGACAAGGACGCCACGATCGCCCACATCGCCTCCCGCGAGGGCGGGGTGATCATGTTCATCGACACCAAGCACGGTGCGGACCGCCTGGTGGAGTACCTGCTCACGAACGGCGTGAAGGCCGCGGCCCTGCACGGCGGCAAGTCCCAGCCCCAGCGCACCCGCACCCTGGAGCAGTTTCGCTCCGGCGAGGTGACGGCGCTGATCGCGACCAACGTCGCCGCCCGCGGAATCCACGTCGACGGGCTGGACCTCGTCGTCAACCTGGACCCGCCGAGCGACCACAAGGACTACCTCCACCGGGGCGGCCGGACCGCCCGCGCCGGCGAGTCCGGGACCGTCGTGACCCTGGTGCTGCCCGCCCAGCGCCGCGAGATGGCCCGCCTGATGGCCAAGGCGGCCATCACCCCCGTGACCACCAAGGTCAGTGCGGGCGGCGAGGAGCTGGCTCGCATCACCGGCGCCCGCACCCCCACCGGCATCCCCACTGTGATCGCCGACCCCGTCGTCGAACGGCCACGGCGCAACCCCTCCGCCGGCCGGAGCCGCTACGGCCGCCCGGCCCGCACCGCCGGTACCCGCGCTGCCGCCGGTCGTGACGACCGGAGCTCTGCTGACCGCCGCCGCACCCCCGGGCGCCCCACGCTCGCCGGGTAG